In Sphaeramia orbicularis chromosome 15, fSphaOr1.1, whole genome shotgun sequence, a single genomic region encodes these proteins:
- the ankrd1a gene encoding ankyrin repeat domain-containing protein 1 isoform X1 has protein sequence MGLHSVEELVTGKRSEDKEADDFPGGVYEAAVNQEKQDDLRSHRQLASLSEEIDSGSEQEEVNVAGLHISVSSQTDKSGRLKLETVDDLFNILQLRKRRRERKVPVNKKQQPEPEIMPGVVDEQLFLKAAMENKLPVVEKYLSDGGDPNITDHFQRTALHKASFKGHVDIMKRLLEAGAAIEKKDKLEATAVHWACRGGKLLALQLLIDQGAKFTSRDKLHSTPLHVAVRTGNCECAEHLIHCGADVNAKDRDGDTPMHDAVRINRFKMIKLLMMYGSSLNTKNCDGKTPMETLYSWQNGAKSLLCNFSEEKTDQ, from the exons ATGGGACTGCACAGTGTTGAAGAACTG GTGACCGGTAAGCGGTCAGAGGACAAGGAGGCAGATGACTTCCCAGGGGGTGTGTATGAGGCAGCTGTCAATCAAGAGAAGCAGGATGACCTTAGGTCTCACCGGCAGCTGgccagtttgtcagaggagatcGACAGCGGCAGTGAGCAGGAGGAAGTCAACGTCGCTGGACTCCAT ATCTCTGTGTCCTCTCAGACAGATAAAAGTGGTAGGTTGAAGCTGGAAACGGTGGACGACCTGTTCAACATCCTACAGCTGAGAAAGAGGAGAAGGGAGAGAAAGGTTCCTGTCAACAAGAAGCAACAGCCAGAGCCAGAGATCATG CCAGGGGTTGTGGATGAGCAGCTGTTCCTGAAAGCAGCCATGGAGAACAAATTGCCTGTGGTGGAGAAATACCTGAGTGACGGAGGAGACCCCAACATCACTGACCAC TTTCAGAGAACAGCTCTGCACAAAGCTTCCTTCAAAGGACATGTGGACATCATGAAAAGACTTCTGGAGGCCGGAGCTGCCATTGAGAAAAAAGACAAG ctggaGGCCACCGCTGTTCACTGGGCATGCAGAGGAGGCAAGTTGTTGGCCCTGCAGCTCCTCATTGATCAGGGAGCCAAGTTCACCTCCAGAGACAAG TTGCACAGTACTCCTCTTCATGTGGCTGTAAGGACTGGAAACTGTGAGTGTGCTGAGCACCTCATCCACTGTGGGGCCGATGTCAACGCAAAAGACAGA GATGGAGACACACCCATGCACGATGCTGTAAGAATAAACCGATTCAAGATGATCAAACTGTTGATGATGTATGGGTCCAGTCTCAACACCAAGAACTGT gaTGGGAAAACTCCAATGGAGACATTGTATTCATGGCAGAATGGAGCCAAAAGCCTTTTGTGCAACTTCAGTGAAGAGAAAACCGACCAATAA
- the ankrd1a gene encoding ankyrin repeat domain-containing protein 1 isoform X2, whose amino-acid sequence MGLHSVEELVTGKRSEDKEADDFPGGVYEAAVNQEKQDDLRSHRQLASLSEEIDSGSEQEEVNVAGLHTDKSGRLKLETVDDLFNILQLRKRRRERKVPVNKKQQPEPEIMPGVVDEQLFLKAAMENKLPVVEKYLSDGGDPNITDHFQRTALHKASFKGHVDIMKRLLEAGAAIEKKDKLEATAVHWACRGGKLLALQLLIDQGAKFTSRDKLHSTPLHVAVRTGNCECAEHLIHCGADVNAKDRDGDTPMHDAVRINRFKMIKLLMMYGSSLNTKNCDGKTPMETLYSWQNGAKSLLCNFSEEKTDQ is encoded by the exons ATGGGACTGCACAGTGTTGAAGAACTG GTGACCGGTAAGCGGTCAGAGGACAAGGAGGCAGATGACTTCCCAGGGGGTGTGTATGAGGCAGCTGTCAATCAAGAGAAGCAGGATGACCTTAGGTCTCACCGGCAGCTGgccagtttgtcagaggagatcGACAGCGGCAGTGAGCAGGAGGAAGTCAACGTCGCTGGACTCCAT ACAGATAAAAGTGGTAGGTTGAAGCTGGAAACGGTGGACGACCTGTTCAACATCCTACAGCTGAGAAAGAGGAGAAGGGAGAGAAAGGTTCCTGTCAACAAGAAGCAACAGCCAGAGCCAGAGATCATG CCAGGGGTTGTGGATGAGCAGCTGTTCCTGAAAGCAGCCATGGAGAACAAATTGCCTGTGGTGGAGAAATACCTGAGTGACGGAGGAGACCCCAACATCACTGACCAC TTTCAGAGAACAGCTCTGCACAAAGCTTCCTTCAAAGGACATGTGGACATCATGAAAAGACTTCTGGAGGCCGGAGCTGCCATTGAGAAAAAAGACAAG ctggaGGCCACCGCTGTTCACTGGGCATGCAGAGGAGGCAAGTTGTTGGCCCTGCAGCTCCTCATTGATCAGGGAGCCAAGTTCACCTCCAGAGACAAG TTGCACAGTACTCCTCTTCATGTGGCTGTAAGGACTGGAAACTGTGAGTGTGCTGAGCACCTCATCCACTGTGGGGCCGATGTCAACGCAAAAGACAGA GATGGAGACACACCCATGCACGATGCTGTAAGAATAAACCGATTCAAGATGATCAAACTGTTGATGATGTATGGGTCCAGTCTCAACACCAAGAACTGT gaTGGGAAAACTCCAATGGAGACATTGTATTCATGGCAGAATGGAGCCAAAAGCCTTTTGTGCAACTTCAGTGAAGAGAAAACCGACCAATAA